A DNA window from Actinomycetota bacterium contains the following coding sequences:
- a CDS encoding pyridoxamine 5'-phosphate oxidase family protein, which produces MDEPIAIPLPLPRDYGKATKPMAWFEAERLLTESRVYWIATTRPDGRPHVVPSDGVWLDGALYFGGAPETVHMRNVRTTGHAVAHVGDGLRAAVMAEGSVEDEKPEREVAQRLADANNTKYADYGYNMTAESYIKSGVTALRARRVLAWTKFPENATRFVFGSNDA; this is translated from the coding sequence ATGGACGAGCCGATTGCCATCCCGCTGCCGTTGCCACGTGACTACGGCAAGGCCACGAAGCCGATGGCGTGGTTCGAGGCGGAACGCTTGCTGACCGAATCGCGGGTGTACTGGATCGCAACGACGCGGCCCGACGGGAGGCCGCACGTCGTACCGTCCGACGGTGTCTGGCTCGACGGAGCGCTCTACTTCGGCGGCGCCCCGGAGACGGTACATATGCGCAACGTCCGAACGACCGGCCACGCCGTTGCGCACGTCGGCGATGGACTTCGCGCCGCGGTGATGGCCGAAGGATCGGTCGAGGACGAGAAGCCTGAGCGCGAAGTCGCACAGCGGCTCGCCGATGCGAACAACACCAAATACGCGGACTACGGGTACAACATGACGGCCGAGAGCTACATCAAGAGTGGCGTAACGGCGTTACGCGCTCGGCGCGTGTTGGCGTGGACGAAGTTCCCCGAGAACGCCACGCGGTTCGTCTTCGGTTCGAACGACGCCTAG
- the glgP gene encoding alpha-glucan family phosphorylase — translation MTADGARDLARAVRDLADRLPERLWPLARVAYNYRWSWAPGGEELFRRIDPVRFERARGNPVSFLFRLPADVLERVAHDHEVVSTAERLQEACDEELAAPSISRGEVTPVRPVAFVCAEFGIHRSLPIYQGGLGVLAGDILKGSSDLRMPMVGVGLLYSKGSFHQRIDQTGWQHDYWLETEPDRLPAALVANDDGTPLVVDVPVSGRTVHVQIWRVQVGRVPLFLLDANREDNGTAQRWITARLYVGNPVVRLQQYAMLGVGGIRVLRAMGIEPSVVHVNEGHGAFAPLALAARESRGQPSTAAISNARERTIFTTHTPVAAGNETYDPTAVLEVLGPLIDAKRLTDFGSVDGGGIGMTSLGLRLARASTAVSRRHGEVARAMWRPLFTSAKRDEDVPITHVTNGVHVPTWMAGPMRELLDRHLGDEWHAREDDPATWASIESIPDQELWATRSRLRAALVDYVREADAASRLGRYEDASAVEDSERAFLPDRLTLGFARRVATYKRLHLLLRDHDRIETLLGKADSIQFVIAGKAHPRDSEAKERLAEFIQTPWAPDVAPRIAFIEDYDMDVASHLVAGCDVWVNVPRPPLEASGTSGMKAALNGALNLSVLDGWWAEAYDGENGWAVGDADPNGDDGTQDDRDAEDLLDKIEHELLPMFQSRNEAGVPVEWVRRVKRSLMTVGPRFGATRMLREYLEQIYAPDG, via the coding sequence GTGACAGCCGACGGCGCCCGCGACCTGGCGCGTGCGGTCCGCGACCTCGCCGATCGCCTTCCGGAGCGGCTGTGGCCGCTCGCCCGCGTCGCCTACAACTACCGGTGGTCGTGGGCTCCCGGGGGAGAGGAGCTGTTCCGCCGTATCGACCCGGTGCGGTTCGAGCGGGCGCGGGGGAATCCCGTCTCGTTCCTGTTCCGTCTGCCTGCCGACGTACTCGAGCGCGTCGCACACGACCATGAGGTCGTCTCGACCGCGGAACGGTTGCAGGAAGCGTGCGACGAGGAGCTCGCGGCACCCTCGATCTCGCGCGGCGAGGTGACGCCGGTTCGGCCCGTCGCGTTCGTGTGCGCCGAGTTCGGCATCCACCGTTCGCTCCCCATCTACCAGGGCGGCCTCGGCGTGCTCGCCGGGGACATCCTCAAGGGCTCCTCCGATCTGCGCATGCCGATGGTCGGCGTTGGCCTCCTGTACTCGAAAGGCAGCTTCCACCAGCGGATCGATCAGACCGGGTGGCAGCACGACTATTGGCTGGAGACCGAACCCGATCGTCTGCCGGCCGCGCTCGTCGCGAACGACGACGGGACACCGCTCGTCGTCGACGTCCCCGTCAGTGGACGAACCGTTCACGTGCAGATATGGCGCGTGCAGGTCGGGCGCGTTCCGTTGTTCCTTCTCGACGCAAACCGCGAGGACAACGGAACCGCGCAGCGCTGGATCACCGCTCGGTTGTACGTGGGCAATCCCGTGGTTCGCCTGCAGCAGTACGCGATGCTCGGCGTCGGCGGGATCCGCGTGCTCCGCGCGATGGGGATCGAACCCTCCGTCGTGCACGTGAACGAGGGGCACGGTGCGTTCGCGCCGCTCGCGCTCGCCGCGCGCGAATCGAGAGGTCAGCCGTCGACCGCCGCGATCAGCAACGCGCGCGAGCGGACGATCTTCACGACGCACACACCGGTCGCGGCCGGGAACGAGACGTACGACCCGACGGCGGTGCTCGAGGTGCTCGGGCCGCTGATCGACGCGAAGCGGTTGACCGACTTCGGGAGCGTGGACGGCGGCGGCATCGGAATGACGTCGCTCGGTCTTCGGCTCGCTCGAGCATCGACCGCGGTCAGTCGCCGGCACGGCGAGGTGGCGCGAGCCATGTGGCGACCGCTGTTTACCTCAGCGAAGCGCGACGAGGACGTCCCCATCACACATGTCACGAACGGCGTGCACGTCCCGACGTGGATGGCCGGGCCCATGCGCGAGCTGCTCGACCGGCACCTGGGTGACGAGTGGCACGCGCGCGAGGACGACCCTGCAACGTGGGCGTCGATCGAGAGCATCCCCGACCAGGAGCTGTGGGCGACGCGATCGCGACTGCGCGCCGCGCTCGTCGACTACGTCCGCGAGGCAGACGCGGCGTCGCGCCTTGGCCGGTACGAGGACGCATCGGCAGTCGAGGACTCGGAACGAGCGTTCCTCCCGGACAGGTTGACGCTGGGGTTCGCCCGTCGGGTCGCCACGTACAAGCGCCTGCACCTTCTTCTTCGCGATCACGATCGGATCGAAACGCTTCTGGGCAAGGCCGACTCGATCCAGTTCGTCATCGCCGGGAAGGCGCACCCTCGCGATAGCGAAGCCAAGGAGCGCCTGGCGGAGTTCATCCAGACGCCCTGGGCCCCCGACGTCGCGCCGCGGATCGCGTTCATCGAGGACTACGACATGGACGTCGCCTCGCACCTCGTCGCCGGGTGCGATGTGTGGGTGAACGTGCCCCGCCCACCGCTCGAGGCGAGCGGGACGAGCGGGATGAAGGCGGCGCTGAACGGCGCGCTGAACCTCTCGGTGCTCGACGGCTGGTGGGCAGAGGCGTACGACGGCGAGAACGGCTGGGCGGTCGGCGACGCGGACCCGAACGGCGATGACGGAACGCAAGACGACCGCGACGCGGAGGACCTCCTCGACAAGATCGAGCACGAGCTTCTGCCGATGTTCCAATCGCGGAACGAAGCGGGCGTACCCGTCGAGTGGGTTCGCCGCGTGAAGCGCTCGTTGATGACGGTCGGTCCGCGTTTCGGCGCGACACGAATGCTGCGCGAGTACCTCGAACAGATCTACGCCCCAGATGGATGA